In the genome of Vicia villosa cultivar HV-30 ecotype Madison, WI linkage group LG7, Vvil1.0, whole genome shotgun sequence, one region contains:
- the LOC131620931 gene encoding receptor-like cytoplasmic kinase 176, with the protein MGCCFSARIKAESPPRNGSSSKDSGKENGLSGQSSGKASAPPTAPPTPRTPRTQGEILKSSNMKSFSLSELKTATRNFRPDSVVGEGGFGAVFKGWIDEQSLTPVRPGTGVVIAVKRLNQEGLQGHSEWLTEINYLGQLHHPNLVKLIGYCLEDEHRLLVYEFLTKGSLDNHLFRRASYFQPLSWTIRMKVALDAAKGLAYLHSDEAKVIYRDFKTANILLDSSYNAKLSDFGLAKDGPAGDKSHVSTRVMGTYGYAAPEYMATGHLTKKSDVYSFGVVLLEIMSGKRALDNNRPSGEHNLIEWAKPYLNSKRRIFQVMDARIEGQYTVRQAMKVANLAIQCLSVEPRFRPKMDEVVIALEELQGSSDVTAGEAGTSRDHQNVRRSGHSSRSNGPRQHRSSKQSETIIREK; encoded by the exons GTTCGAGTTCGAAGGATAGTGGCAAAGAAAATGGCTTGAGTGGGCAGAGCAGCGGCAAGGCCTCTGCTCCGCCTACTGCGCCTCCGACTCCGCGGACTCCGCGGACGCAGGGCGAGATCTTGAAGTCTTCTAATATGAAGAGCTTCAGTTTAAGTGAACTGAAAACTGCTACGAGAAACTTTCGTCCTGATAGTGTGGTTGGTGAAGGTGGATTTGGAGCTGTATTCAAGGGTTGGATTGATGAGCAATCGCTTACACCGGTTAGACCGGGGACTGGAGTTGTCATTGCGGTCAAGAGGCTTAATCAAGAAGGTTTGCAAGGACATAGTGAATGGTTG ACAGAAATCAATTACTTGGGTCAGCTGCATCATCCTAATCTTGTGAAACTCATTGGTTACTGCCTCGAGGACGAACATCGGCTTTTGGTTTACGAGTTTTTGACTAAAGGAAGTTTGGATAATCATTTATTTAGAA GAGCTTCTTACTTTCAACCGCTTTCTTGGACGATCCGAATGAAGGTTGCTCTTGATGCTGCTAAGGGTCTTGCATATCTTCACAGCGACGAAGCAAAAGTGATATACCGAGACTTTAAAACTGCAAATATATTGCTCGACTCG tctTATAATGCAAAACTTTCCGATTTCGGTCTGGCAAAGGACGGTCCCGCAGGTGATAAGAGTCATGTCTCTACAAGGGTGATGGGCACATATGGCTATGCCGCTCCCGAATATATGGCcacag GACATTTGACCAAAAAGAGTGATGTATACAGCTTCGGCGTAGTACTCCTTGAAATCATGTCAGGCAAACGTGCACTTGACAACAACAGGCCATCTGGGGAACACAATTTAATCGAATGGGCCAAACCTTACCTCAACAGCAAACGACGAATCTTCCAAGTTATGGACGCtcgcatcgaaggccaatacacggTGCGTCAAGCAATGAAAGTAGCCAACCTCGCTATTCAATGCCTATCCGTTGAACCAAGGTTCAGACCGAAAATGGACGAGGTTGTTATAGCATTAGAGGAACTTCAGGGTTCCTCTGATGTTACGGCCGGAGAAGCGGGAACCTCTCGAGATCATCAAAATGTTAGAAGGAGTGGTCATAGCTCAAGGAGCAATGGTCCTAGACAACATAGAAGTAGTAAACAAAGTGAGACAATAATCAGGGAAAAATGA